The stretch of DNA GTGAAGCTGCTTGACCCAACTTGCAAAATAGAAGAGTATCTTCGCAAGACATTAGATCCTCCGGTTTTGGAGTCCATACGTAATGCAATTTTAGTTCTACAAGATATTAGGGCATTGTCTAAAAACTCACACGGTTCGGGGAGAAACTCAGTTCTCTTCCTGTTCACCCATTAACTAGCCGGATGCTTTTTTTTGCTATATTGATGGTCTGTCTCAATCCGTCTTTAACGGTAGCATGTGCATATGATCATAGAGATCCATTTACACTTCCAATGTTGCCTGAAGAAAaccatcaaattttttaaacttgACAAAATTCGACGTGATCTTCATAATTGATGCAGCTgccatttttgttttattggtAAATATTTAAGCCTAAAGATTGTGAGATATGAGAGAGAAGGAGATAGTGAAATCAAATAGCGCAATTTTTCAAGGCGTGTGTTACACACACTTTTCTTTAGGTTTAATTCGTCCTCACCAATGTACAATGATATGCAAAATGGGTTATTGGTGAATTTCCTATAGGATACAATGAAGAACACTTACTTGTTTATGCACTCACACAATCAAGCCttacattaaataataattcaCAGAGTAATATTTTCTATTCTTCCTTTTGCGCATAAAGAAAGAGTTGAGATGGATCGTTCAGCAATAATGAAATGAGAGAAATTTATTGAGACAGAGTACATGCAACATACAGACATGCAGCTACGATTTCAACAGACACAACTTTTCAAATAGCCGCAACTTTTTAACAGGTATAACTTTTGAATAAGTCACAACTCTACAAAGAGATGTAActcttcaaaataatttttcatatattttgaaaatatatctcactttttttacttttttctttttctccctctatcatcatcttctccttttcttGATGGTCCTCATCCATGTCTCTCTCCCTCTCACAAAACCACCTCTCATGGCTGCTAGATGCAACCTTTCACCACTCTCTTTAAATAGAGTGATATTGATTATTGTTAACCTTTTgatcaaattcaaaaccaacCTTCACATTTTTTAGTTCAACCACCTACTCCACCTTCACATCATTAGCGTCGTTTGTCACAGCAAAAATGCTTCACAAGGTTTTTATTTTTCCGTTCATTTTCCTATATTATCAAAATGTTATAAGCTTGAATGTTATAAGCttggttattacttattagacCGTGTAAATTCGTAACACCGGCCCCAAATCCAAAGTTCATTAAGTTGTACATATTCTTGAAAACATCTGCTTTCTAATGGATTTTAACACCTAAGCCTTCAAAGAATGTATATCCATTTtaatcccaaaaaaaaaagagatgaaaTTAAAAACTGAACGAGTGGCAACGTTCTCATCAGGCTATAGAATGATGTAATAGATCAATATCACCCCCAAAATCATTTAGCAAGAAAACTTCCTCTAATTTCATTCACTACCAATAGTACAAAATCTTAGCTCAGCTGATTAGGCAATGTTAAAATGGCAAACATAATCTGTAGAAATTTAACAAGGGAATGTAAACATCTCCCCACTGCATAATCTACAACCAGTCCCCAACAAAATTACTGCCCACGTTGAAAGGTTGTAAAAATAACTCCTAATGTTAGTAACCACCATTTCCAACACCAACCAACATTATACAACATTACAACCTCTATTGATGTGGTAACAATACCACTACACCACCGTCTCCTTCAATAATTAGCATAACAGTTCAAAATGATGCTGGCTTAGGATACTACAAGGGCAACAataaatttgaaagaagaattgagaagaaaggaaaagggGAAGAGGGGTAGAAAAATCATCCTATGGGTGTACATCCGCACCTAATCTCTATGTATAATGCTTTGGGTGGTGGTGGAAGTTAATCCCATGCACTGGTTCCACCGGGACCATATCCACCCGACGCCCCATATCCACCACTGCTGTTTCCGGCATTGTAATAATCAGAACCACCCCTGTTGAAAGAACCTTCTCTTCGAAAGTCTCGGCCACCAAAACGCCCTCCTCCCGAACGACGGTTCCTACCTCCAAATGAAGATCGAGCAGCATACCGTGAGAGCCATGCTGGCACTTCTTGATTTGCTTCCTGCATTAGTTCTGCCAAAGACCTTGCAAGGGAGGCATTGTTGTCATTAAAGAACGCAGTTGCGAGGCCTTTCTTTCCAGCACGTCCCGTCCTTCCGATACGGTGTACATAGTCATCAATATCATTGGGAAGGTCAAAGTTAACAACATGGGCGACATGAGGAATATCAAGACCACGTGCAGCCACATCAGTGGCAACCAATATGGGCGTGTTGCCACTTTTAAATGACCTTAATGCCATTTCTCTTTCCTGCAGAGATTCACGAACAGTTAAGCATATATACAAATCCCAAGCATACAAACAAGATATGACACAACCAATACAATTctcaccaaaaaagaaaaataattagaatacaATTTGATATAAAAGACTTTCAAAACTAATGATTGTAACAAATTGGAAAGTAAGTCAGCCTTTGAAAATAAGAGAAAGCAAAATAAATGCATGCTTCACCTTCATacaaaccaataataaatcagaAAAAGTTATGCAAGAATAGAGAAGAATTGATGAACAAGAACAGACAcgacaaaaagagaaaaatttgaaactaGCGTATAATGGAAAAGCCAATTCTAAAATGAAGATGTTGTAGGTCTTAAAAAGTGTCGTCTCTGAACACCTTAAGGGTGTTTCCATAAGTTTAGTTTAGGAGAGTTTTAGAGGGGAGAGAAAAGCTTTGGAATGCCCCCTAGTTTTATTATTAAGAGAATAAGTATTTTGGTTGTTTTTGTTAACCCTCCAAATTTCCATTTTCAAGTTCCCCAAATTGGGGAGTTTGATCAAATGTtagtttaattaatattttaaatcaaacTAAATTATTGTAATTGTACAAATATACAGTAAACCCTTCAAAACGCaccttaattattaaaaatcttCCCTTTCCTTTCCCTTAACTCATGAACACACCCTAAACAAAGATACAAATACATGTTTACAACAAACTAACCTGTTGAGTCCGGTCTCCATGAATGGTAGTAGCTGGAAAACCATTCATACACAGCCAATGTTCCAGTGCATCAGCTCCCTTCTTTGTCTCCACAAAAACTAATGTCAAAGCTTGCTGCAAAACAGGAAATCAAGCATGAAATAGTCTTAATGTCTAATGAGCCATTTAGCTAGAGTTAAATCAtgaatataaagataatataCTATAGTCCAAAAGCATAATAGTCCAACAATCCTCTAAATCCAACACACAAAAATATGTATGCCATTGTTCAGAGATAACAATCACATCTGATGGAGcaaagataaaagtaaaagagTAGAAATTCACTTTGTGTGAAATGATAATAAGATAATACCTTTCCTTGCACACCATTTGCTCTCTGTGCATGAAGAAGATCCATGAGATGACTTCTCTTGTCAGACTCCTGAACATACTCAACTCTTTGGACAATTAAATCGGTACTTGACCCAACTCTTCCAACAGCAAGAAAAATGTATTTTGACAGGAAATCCGAGGCTAGTCTCTGCATGTCAACAATAAATTACAACAATAATTCAGATATTCTGCAGTTTGTCTCTAAGCCACATATGATCTCAACTGAATCAGAAATTGCCTTTAATGCTTGACTCAAAAGGTAGTTACCCTATCTATTAATAAAGATAAAGGAAGTTTGGGCGTCAAAATACCCCTAGACACGAATATGCTTACTCAAATGCATAAAGCACATTTCACTAAGATAGATAaagcaaaattaaaagcaaaacAGCTTGCAGAAACTACACATCCCTAGAGACAATggggaaagaaaaagagaaacaagGCTATGTTTGAAAGAGAGACTAAGACTGAGAGAGAGAAACCGGGAGACTGAGACTAAATTTAGTATCTGTATTATGTTTGGTGTAAAATGTACAAAACTAAATTGTCTTAGTATCTTGTTTGTTCAAGATAAATATGGAGATGAAATAAGAATATTAAAGAAAATGTTGAGTTTTGAGTCTTCGTCCCCAGAAATTTTAGTCCCTTGTGTCCCCACTTTCTGAAGGTACTAATAAAGGGACTGAAATTGTGTCCGAGAACTGAAATTTTAGTTCCAGTCTCTGGAaacaaacactacctaaaaGTTGATGCAACAAATGAAGCAGGCAAGCTagtaaaatcaataaatacaaTTCTAAATTAATTTCAGAAACACTGTTAGATCAAAGGTGCTTCACTCAAAAATGTACTTTGAATAATGAACTAAACCTGTATCTCTTTAGGAAACGTGGCACTGAATAGCATAGTCTGTCTTACACCTGGAGGAGGCATATCCATTTGTTCGACAATCTTCCTTATTTGCGGCTCAAAACCCATATCCAGCATCCTATCTGCCTCATCTAGGGCAAGATATCTTATCATCTGAAGTGAAACTCTAGCTCTCTCCAGCAAATCTACCAGTCTTCCAGGAGTTGCAACAAGAATGTCCACCCCCTTCTCAAGCTCTCTTAGctggaaaataataaattggtTGGTATATATCAAAATCATAAATTGGACCAAGTCAGCTAAGTTTGCAGTAGGAACAAAGCATGCAGCTTAATGATATGTTTATACGATTTCCAGATACTCTCCAACTATGCTGGTAATTTATGGATAATTAGCATAACTTCACATTTCCGAGGTCAGAAACAGTTCAATAACACTTCTACCACAGGATTCATCAACGTCCTCTGAACCTTGAGTGTGAACTATAATACCAATATCTTAAACCAAAATATAAGAAAACTTTCAAATTCACTAGAAATATAAACCCAATTAAGAGAAACAAACACCAAACCTTATCTCATTAGGTTGATTAAGCTACATAGATCAACAAATGGAGTAACTATGATTAAAATACAAGCATCTATTAAAAATAGCATCAATAGTAGCTTTAATTATCCCAggtaaaacaaaacaaaacggagaaccaaaaaatataaatgatagGAAAGAAACCTGATGGTTTATTGGAGCTCCACCATAAGCAACCACCACCTTAACGCCTGTTTGATATGCAAACTTCCTAGCCTCGTCATGTATCTGAAACCAAATCACAACATTTCcgctatattttaatttaaaattaagtcGCAAAACGTATACATAGTACATATAACTAACTCACTTGCATTGATAGCTCCCTAGTTGGTGAGAGAACAAGGGCAAGTGGATACACAGTACGCACACCACGAGGTGGCCTTTGCATAGGTTGTCCCCTCAAAATTCCACTGATAATTGGGAAACAGAAAGCAGCTGTCTTTCCAGAACCAGTCTGAGCACAGGCCATCAAATCCCTTCCAGCAAGGGAAATTGGTATGGCATGCCGCTGAACAGGCGTCGGCTTAACATATTTGCACCTCATTATATTACGATTAAGCGCTTCACCCAAGTCAATCTCAGCAAATGTATTCACAGGCGGTGGCACATTATCCCCGCTAGTCTCCACCGGAATGTCCTCGTAGGCATCAAAATTTATCCCCGTGTTCTCTTGCTCACCAAATTCCTGCTCTGTGTCATCCTGATCTCCAAACGGATTGACCTCACGGTCCCTCCCACGATCCCAACCCCCACTTCTGCTCCCCCATCCACTTTTGTTCCCCCCTGAACGGTAATCGCCACGAGGTGCACCCCAACGTGATCCAGAATTAACTGCACCAGCCCCAGAACCAGAAGTTGTACTGCCACTATACGGAGGAGCAGGTGATTCAGCCAAAGGCGGCCGGTTCCTCAGATGCGGAGGCACGTAAGTAGACCGGGATGGAGGTAAACTGTTACTAGCCCCGGCATTGTTGGCTGAAGTACCAGAACCAGCAACCTCAGCTGCAGAATTTGCAGCCAAATCAGCCCATGAAGCTCGCATAGTCAATCACAAACAAACcacaaaacaccaaaagaaAAGCCCTTATTTCTCTCTCTTGTCCTTAGTTGCTTAAACAAAAACCCTCGATAGAAACAGAAATCCTCTTTTATAACAATCAGCCCCTGCATTCAACAAATCCAAATCAGCACCCTGATCTCGCAAAGCCGAACAGAAACGGGAACGGTAATCAAATAATGCAAGTAAAGAGCAATTGAGGAGAAAAAGGTATTAATATGAAGAACAATGCTGGCGTCCGCATTTGTGGACAAGATGGAGAAAGCTTAGGACCGGTTTCAATACCCTAAAAACGGTGCAAAACGCAATGCAGCAAAAGCAAATGGAGTttgaatgaagaagagaaggaaccTGTATCTGTattgttgaaacttgaaagagTTATTAAAACCCTGAATTGGAAGGAAGGAAGGAATATTGAAGGAGAAGATGGAGAAACCCTAATTCTGGTTTCTATGTATTTGGAGACGCCACAAGACAGAGAGAGACACACAACCTTCAAACTTGcatacaaaaatatcttttctgcCTTACGATGCGgcccctctctccctctcttttatttatcagattttattttattttatttaaatttaatctttagtattaaaatttcaattcaatttattttctttttttcttctgtaaGTCGTCGCTAACTCGCTATCTTGgatagatttaatttaaaaaaaaaaagaaacattcaaaAAGAAACTACGTCAGAAAAATTGTAAATTACGAGGACTAGCGGCTCAActgcttttttattatttttacgaaattaatatttagatttctatttctataattattaatttgatatcaataaggcaaaaaaattttaaataatgttatttaaaaataacaataaaaacttcatcaattatttaacttttataaagtatcaaataaataaagtttaaataaataagctatgattaaaaaatcattatttgtcatgtataaaaaaaatcaatatacaaatttacaaatattatttacaaagtatgttattatttttttaaatccaacTTACATGCAAAATATATGTTATTAAAAGAACAAATCAAAAGCACAAAACACatgagataaaaaattatttatataaagactgtaaaaaatataagatattgacattttttataacattaaatttatttaaaaaaaggcACACATCTACATTTTTACTTGAagattcatattatttttttttttggattttttttagtaatatcacatatttaagtctttttataaattaattttaattaaattaaataataaaatttaaaataatactagttataattaatttttattgtattagactaatttaattagatttggttaataaaaaaatttaatgtgtagtattatttttttttacatgtcTAGACAAATTGGACAttcaaatattttctattttataatttatcttaatactttgtgtaattttttatttatgcatttcattttcttttcacttttagTTTGTccattattttctatttaagaTGGCTAAATATTCCAATATGTGgtgtaaatttttattattttatttttttcacaaatttttgtaaacaaaaaatagttaaaataaaaactgaaaataaaaacataaatcaaGTATACTTTAGTTTAATATTTTACTTCTTAAAATTCTTCTATCTCTACTATTATATTTAGTCTTAGAgtgtactaaatttttttttattctatttcgcCATCAAATTCATCTTGTTTAAtaatataagaatttaatttgacTATTGATAAATACAAAAACTATATcattatgaatttattttttattattaaaaaaattattaaaattcttaaatcaTATGGTTTAATCaggtaaaaaagtcaaaaaaatGGATAGCATCAGCAGCATATCTTTGCATAGACAATGGATGCCATGACCTCCAACATTTTTATAAAACTGTTTGTACTAATTATTCATTTGATATGATTAATCCAATTGGCTAGAATCTTTCATACAAAATCAAGTATACGGTTCTCTCACCTTTTTCATATCTATATATTAGTTTCTGTATTTTCTAAGAGTTTTCCTAGGTAAACAATAGAGAATTTAAACAATGtaaataatgaattaaaaatttagttcaataaaatttttaaaaaaatatattttatctaaattattcaactaaaaaattttatttagtaattcaaaaattttaaatattcattATATTTTAGAGAAAAAGACAGATAGGTCcctaactttttaaatttttgacaaatatatctatgacaaaatttaaatacaaaaaaggtccctgactttaacaaacggaggacaatttagtccttccgtctattTGCCTCTTATATACCAAACGGAATtggctgacgtggctgaaacgGTGTCCAGGTGTCTGTTACGGTGTCACGCTGGAAGGaaaataaagttcgaaggacaaataaatCATTGACGTCATTTtgcaaataaagttcgaagAACAAATAGGtctttgagaattttttttttcattatgcttctattatgtttctattatgagaatttagtttataaaattatgcttgtattttgaaatctagttaacttgttgtactctgcaatttaaattatttgtattaaaattgcagaaattggGTTTGttctatttctattattttcttaaattgcattagttcagttttagtgcatttgtgtattatattagaatttgttaaattgcattagttcagttttcatcatactagtggcattagttagcatcagttcatttatgcatcaaattagcattagttcatttgtgtatcattcatgtattaagttagcattagtgcatttgtgtattatattagaactagtatttttatccataataacattacgagaataattttttttttaaattatagttcactttgttctaacagtataaattatgcatgacacaaaagatttataaaatcaaactacttttacaaaaaaatcgtaagttgacaaaagtttctgactaagaagaccaagatatccgcagataaaaaattaaataataagatttttagttattatttttatatgaaaaagtctaattttttattagtaattaattttaacattcgttatctaaaatttaaaataatttaatgtgtataattttacatttaaaatattttaattgtaaaaaaatatcgaatgacatattttgatttgtcaaattactaatataaaatataattatatagagagtaaaaatagtaaagaaaaatataaaaatggagagagatagatgagagaatttaggaaaaaagtttattaattttgaaaaaaaaaattctcaaggacctatttgtccttcgaactttattcgTAAAATGACGCCAAGGatttatttgtccttcgaactttatttcCCTTTCAATGTGGCACCGTAACGGACATCTGGACACcgtttcagccacgtcagccaGTTCCGTTTGGTGGATGAGAGGAAaatagacggaaggactaaattgtcctccgtttgtTAAAATCAAagacttttttgtatttaaattttatcaggaatgtatttatcaaaaatttaaaaagtcaaGGACCTATATGTCTTTTTCCCAAAACATTCCtagtaaattataaaaataactagaaTCATATCTACaatgtttttaattattataaaacatAGAATTATAACTATAATGAAAATAATCACTCTTGAGATGCATATTTACCATCTTCATCATTTTCTACATTTGtttcttcatctttttattaagggattgaaattttaaaattcattgtTTTCATCATGTGTTGAAATAAACGGTTATTAAATTCAAATCCTTTTCTATCTTATCCAACCTAATTTTTAAGTCATTGTTCTCCTCTTAccttttcttaattattttctcATGTTACAACCTTCGCAACCAATTGGATGATTTAGAACTGGAGTCATGATAATTAGGCCTTTTTTCAATCGCAATCAAAGTCTATCAATTCTTCCCTTTTTAACTCTAATTATTTTACACTATACATctattttatttgtgtttgtctGCTCGGGTTCTTTACGGATCGGGTTAAAGGGGTGTCAGAGCAAGTACGAAGGGGAATCGTGACATGAGAACGAATTGGAGGACGGAACCTAGCTGCAACGTTGGTTGAACGGCGGGTGGCTACCTATAAGGATATTCTGATACCAAAGCCAGAATCCATACTAAGAGGCGACTAAATAGGGTTAGAATAAGTGACGCACATCTGGGAGAGATAGATCTCCTCCTTTTATACTCTATACTCGAGTGAGTCCTTGTGAGCAGACCCACTCGCCTGTAAATTTCGATCAGCTGTCTAGGCTCTTAGGAGAAAAGAAAGTGACGTGTGGGTCTCCTCTTAGTTCGAGTCGGAAAAATCATTGAGTCACTGATTTGCGATCGAACCCGAATTCTTAGTGGGCGGGCCAAAACAATTTGATACACTACTTTTTTCAAATGTCTTAAATAATTTGTTCTATAACATTCTTAAATTCATCAtgtgaatattaaaattagatcaATTAGATCATAAATATTTCAACAATTCATACAACATATTCACATAttataactatttatatatattctattttttcttatttctttcctACTCGTCATTATTGCTTGCAAGTAGTAGAGCAATAACCTTTTTTCCTTCATCTCCTTACGACAAGTGTTCATAATATTTGATTTAacttagttaagtaattaatcaTCATGGCCAAGTCTTGTTCTAGTGAAGAGAACAATAATAATGGATTGAAGAAAGGTCCATGGACTccggaagaaaataaaaaatccattgggtagcgtttgttttcggAAACAGGACACAGAGACATGGACACCGAAAGTTTAAAACGTGTTTGGAGGTAGAGACATGGACACGGAACACATTGTCTTTAGgatactattttatatttttgtgtccATTCTTTTACGAAGGACAATGATGGACACGGGATCTAAAAAGATGGACAcggattttttaatcaaaatttttccCTTTCTAtccttagatattttttattattctactattatctcttcttatttttcttaattttagcttCTTCTCTACATCGGAGTTCTTCTTTCTCTGTGTTCTTTTTTTAgatactctctttttttttagaattttttatttgattggataattaatttattcctttttattgttcattctcttctttatgGCATGCTGTGTTAATGGAGATTTAATTCACTTctctattttatattactttatttatttcatttttatcttattggtTCATAGACtaatttttcttgtaattttttgtaCTCTTACgtactcttattttttattaaattgatttgtACGACGTAAAAAATTTGGAATTATATGGCTATTTCAGTCATTTTGCATACTATTTTAGTTTTGTCCATGTctatccaaacataatacagGACATTACATCAGTGTCTTGTCCATCATATCCaaacacaaaacacaaaaaataatttttggtgtCTCCGTTCTATTGTGTCTGTCTTAGTGTCATGTTCTGTCCTGTCTCCAAAAATAAACGCAGCCTTGATTACGTTCAGAAAGACAGAAACATGGACTTGGCAAGTGGCGAACCCTTCTTAAGAATTCAggtactttaatttaatttgtgctACCTTAGCtacttaattatattataaccCTTAGGTAGCGGTTGTTTTAAAGTattgagacagaaattaaaaaattaagactCAATATCATATTTGTTGGTTCAGAAattggtactaaaatttttatttttatttttaaaatttcagtattttagtATCTCCAAAAATTGAGGACACaggggactaaaatttttaaagatggaaactaaaactttaataacattttatacctaaaatacatttatttcaattaattaattctaattttatccattgtacaaattaaattagaatttcattattgtttcaatttctgtctcccaCTTTACACCAAGCAGAATactgaattttttttcaatttctgtctcttAATTTCTAtttctcagtctcagtctttccATCTCTGTCTTTCTACCGAATGTTATCAtaagtatatataataatgCCCAATTATATTCAGAAGCCACTTTTATTAATAATCATGATTAGAAATCATATTAGTTAAGTGTACGTGTGTTAGATTTATGTTCTACTAGATTTTATTTTAGCAACAAATCCCTATTAAAATAGTAATCTACTAGATTTTGAAATCTAACATTCACTAATAGGAAACAACAATTGAGGATTTGAAATCAACTATTAAAGTAGACTCACCTCaatatgttttgattttttatccACTTAAATCTCTTTTTATATGTTTGTGAGTctttgtaaataattttaattgtgttggagtcttttttaataaatttttctatcaaatatataaataaacaaaaataaacaattcCAACAATTgaagtatataaaattataaacataaatgattttaattttttttataattttactatatTAGTTTTGTGTTGAGTAACGATAATTAAGCCAGTAATATATAAAAAGACATTCCAATCTCGTTGTAATCAGATATTTGATATAAACACAAAGAATATTCTACATTAGATGTTTAATATAACTTGCTTTGTTTTTGTAAAAATCCAGCATTAATATCCcaataaacacaaaaaatattccACACAACTTTTCCTATTCATTGTAGTCTGACGTAGTTTGCACAGACTTTTTTTAACAAGttctttagtaaaataatactttatttttcaaaatttttttaaacaaaaaaaatctgaaaaaacaAATTGATATTTACTCTGATagcatcaaaaaaaaaatttttccacGAAAACTACGGCTGAGAGTAGTGTCCTTTAATAATGTTAGAGTGTGCACTACTCCGAGGTTCATAAACAAACTCTTTCATCCTATTAGAGTATACACAACTCCAAGCTTTTATGCATAGGGTTGCACATAAGGTTGGGTTGTTTTTTTCATAACTTGTCTAAAACCAATAATCagaaacaaattattttctatataaatGAATTGTTACATCTTCAAACTTCATATAAACCTTGTTTTTACACCAAAAATAAGGACATTTAATTTGTCTATTTGACAAATCTACTGATCTctcagtaaaaaaataaattattttattccttttgtaGATTTACTAGTTAAACCTTTTCAACTTGGTCTAAGTCTATATTGTACATCCAATTACGATCTTGACTCATATCCATAACTTGTCCATTAATAATAGTGCATCTTAACTAATTACTAATTACATGAACAAATCACATTTTAAGAACTACAACAAAATATCAATTattaaacaattaaataaaaaaaaataaagtacttTAACCCATCAGACACGTTCACATAATtacaaaacttaaaatataatgGAAGTTACACAATAtactcaaaataaaagaaaaaaaataaaatagaacacctacttaaatttt from Arachis duranensis cultivar V14167 chromosome 4, aradu.V14167.gnm2.J7QH, whole genome shotgun sequence encodes:
- the LOC107482775 gene encoding DEAD-box ATP-dependent RNA helicase 37: MRASWADLAANSAAEVAGSGTSANNAGASNSLPPSRSTYVPPHLRNRPPLAESPAPPYSGSTTSGSGAGAVNSGSRWGAPRGDYRSGGNKSGWGSRSGGWDRGRDREVNPFGDQDDTEQEFGEQENTGINFDAYEDIPVETSGDNVPPPVNTFAEIDLGEALNRNIMRCKYVKPTPVQRHAIPISLAGRDLMACAQTGSGKTAAFCFPIISGILRGQPMQRPPRGVRTVYPLALVLSPTRELSMQIHDEARKFAYQTGVKVVVAYGGAPINHQLRELEKGVDILVATPGRLVDLLERARVSLQMIRYLALDEADRMLDMGFEPQIRKIVEQMDMPPPGVRQTMLFSATFPKEIQRLASDFLSKYIFLAVGRVGSSTDLIVQRVEYVQESDKRSHLMDLLHAQRANGVQGKQALTLVFVETKKGADALEHWLCMNGFPATTIHGDRTQQEREMALRSFKSGNTPILVATDVAARGLDIPHVAHVVNFDLPNDIDDYVHRIGRTGRAGKKGLATAFFNDNNASLARSLAELMQEANQEVPAWLSRYAARSSFGGRNRRSGGGRFGGRDFRREGSFNRGGSDYYNAGNSSGGYGASGGYGPGGTSAWD